A single Crateriforma conspicua DNA region contains:
- the ispF gene encoding 2-C-methyl-D-erythritol 2,4-cyclodiphosphate synthase → MSPRPPFRVGLGYDSHRLGNGGPLRIGGMDIPAEVHAIGHSDADVLLHAITDALLGSVAAPDIGRLFPDNGTENRGRNSADFVAEAMHRVRSAGYELVNIDAVILAERPKMAPHIDDLRQTIGRMLDLPTDGVGLKAKTGETVGVIGQGAAIAARCVVMIQTRTSVG, encoded by the coding sequence ATGAGCCCCCGCCCCCCGTTTCGCGTCGGTTTGGGATATGACAGCCACCGACTGGGCAACGGCGGCCCCCTGCGGATCGGCGGAATGGACATTCCCGCGGAAGTCCACGCGATCGGCCACAGCGATGCGGACGTCCTGTTGCACGCGATCACCGATGCATTGCTGGGCTCGGTGGCCGCGCCGGACATTGGACGCTTGTTTCCCGACAACGGCACGGAAAATCGTGGACGCAACAGCGCCGATTTTGTCGCCGAAGCAATGCATCGGGTCCGATCGGCCGGCTACGAATTGGTCAACATCGATGCGGTGATTTTGGCCGAACGCCCCAAAATGGCGCCGCACATCGATGATCTGCGTCAGACCATCGGACGCATGCTGGACTTGCCGACCGACGGAGTGGGCTTGAAAGCGAAGACGGGGGAAACCGTGGGCGTGATCGGTCAGGGCGCGGCAATCGCAGCCCGCTGCGTCGTCATGATCCAAACACGAACATCAGTCGGCTGA